In the genome of Shewanella glacialimarina, one region contains:
- a CDS encoding DUF3622 domain-containing protein produces MSKKYESRVFQADNGWKTEITRRMTSTKTIVSKSHDGFATEAEATAWGEEALKGFLSKQADRNKRKTAKHLKAKTLADAIAAESSETEADTQDYDEELG; encoded by the coding sequence ATGAGTAAAAAGTATGAGTCTCGCGTGTTTCAAGCTGACAATGGCTGGAAAACAGAAATCACTCGTCGTATGACCTCGACTAAAACGATAGTATCGAAAAGTCATGATGGTTTTGCAACAGAAGCAGAAGCTACAGCTTGGGGCGAAGAAGCTTTGAAGGGTTTTTTAAGCAAACAAGCTGATCGTAATAAGCGTAAAACGGCTAAACACCTAAAAGCAAAAACCTTGGCAGATGCCATTGCTGCAGAATCAAGCGAAACTGAAGCAGATACTCAAGATTATGATGAAGAGTTAGGTTAG
- a CDS encoding peptidase U32 family protein: MASVELFTPTPAKKRQLELLAPAKNADYGIEAIRHGADAVYIGGPAFGARHNAGNSVEDIARLAEFAHRYHAQVFVALNTILMDDELPKAEQMIWDLYEAGVDALIIQDMGVLQLNLPPIALHASTQMDNRTPEKSVFLEQVGFSQVVLARELNIPQIRDIANSTKMKLEFFIHGALCVSYSGLCNLSHAYSNRSANRGECSQMCRLPCNLTTREGEVLAENQHLLSLKDNNQTDNLEALIEAGVSSFKIEGRLKDITYLKNVTAHYRQQLDAIIAKRSDVESISHGRCEFNFTPDPDKSFNRGKTDYFVTQRTEAIEHFSSPKFIGEKVGRITQVGKDFIKLDTTESGKDIVFNNGDGLCFFVEHYETQRLSDDKLAGTRVNRADGNTLYLTEVPKDLKVGVMMFRNFDHKFESTLNKESATRKISVDMQLHDTEDGVALTMTDIHGISATARLQCEKQAANDQAKSAANFKKQLGKLGSTDFIVNKMNLLTEQAWFLPASTVNELRRDAVDALMLARVAAYKRPERWTHDKEARFPQKSLSFLSNVANEQARNFYEQHGVIQMEDTYEKNKVLHDAPLMVTKHCLRYSFNLCPKEVEGIKADPMFLDVGKDKLKLVFDCQKCEMMIVGSNQMVKS, translated from the coding sequence ATGGCCTCTGTTGAACTTTTTACACCTACACCCGCCAAAAAGCGTCAGCTTGAACTGTTAGCACCTGCTAAAAATGCCGATTATGGTATTGAGGCAATTCGCCATGGTGCAGATGCGGTTTATATTGGTGGTCCTGCTTTTGGTGCCCGTCATAATGCGGGTAATAGTGTTGAAGATATTGCCCGTTTAGCTGAGTTTGCTCATCGCTATCATGCCCAAGTGTTTGTCGCCTTAAATACTATTTTAATGGACGATGAATTGCCTAAAGCTGAGCAAATGATTTGGGACTTATACGAAGCTGGTGTTGATGCGTTAATTATTCAAGATATGGGCGTGTTGCAATTAAACTTACCGCCAATAGCGTTACATGCTAGTACGCAAATGGATAACCGTACCCCTGAAAAATCCGTTTTTTTAGAGCAGGTTGGGTTTTCTCAAGTGGTACTCGCGCGTGAGTTAAATATCCCGCAAATTCGTGATATTGCTAACAGTACTAAAATGAAGTTAGAGTTTTTTATTCATGGCGCCTTATGTGTTAGTTACAGTGGTTTATGTAACTTAAGCCATGCTTATTCTAATCGCAGTGCTAACCGCGGCGAATGTTCACAAATGTGTCGCTTACCGTGTAACTTGACCACTCGAGAAGGTGAGGTGTTAGCGGAGAATCAACATTTATTGTCTTTAAAAGATAATAACCAAACCGATAACCTTGAAGCGTTAATTGAAGCTGGAGTGTCATCTTTTAAAATTGAAGGCCGTTTAAAAGACATTACTTATCTTAAAAACGTCACCGCCCATTATCGTCAACAATTAGATGCCATTATTGCCAAGCGCAGTGATGTTGAATCTATTTCTCACGGGCGTTGCGAGTTTAATTTTACTCCTGATCCAGATAAAAGCTTTAACCGCGGTAAAACCGACTATTTTGTTACCCAAAGAACCGAAGCGATTGAACACTTTAGTTCGCCGAAATTTATTGGTGAAAAAGTGGGCCGTATTACTCAGGTTGGTAAAGATTTTATCAAACTCGATACGACTGAAAGCGGCAAAGATATTGTGTTCAATAACGGTGATGGTTTGTGCTTTTTTGTTGAGCATTATGAAACTCAGCGTTTGTCGGATGATAAACTTGCTGGTACTCGAGTTAACCGCGCTGACGGCAATACCTTATATTTAACTGAGGTGCCAAAAGATTTAAAAGTTGGCGTGATGATGTTCAGAAACTTCGATCATAAATTTGAATCGACGTTAAATAAAGAATCCGCTACCCGTAAAATCAGTGTTGATATGCAATTGCATGATACTGAAGATGGCGTTGCGCTGACGATGACCGATATTCACGGCATTAGCGCTACGGCTCGTTTGCAATGTGAAAAGCAAGCGGCAAACGATCAAGCTAAATCAGCTGCTAACTTTAAAAAGCAGTTAGGTAAGTTAGGCAGTACTGATTTTATTGTTAATAAGATGAACTTATTAACCGAACAAGCCTGGTTTTTACCGGCCTCTACCGTAAACGAGCTTCGCCGTGATGCGGTTGATGCCCTAATGCTTGCGCGAGTGGCTGCATATAAACGACCAGAACGCTGGACACATGATAAAGAGGCGCGTTTCCCGCAGAAATCGTTAAGCTTTTTATCTAACGTTGCCAACGAACAAGCGCGTAATTTTTACGAGCAACATGGTGTTATTCAAATGGAAGACACCTATGAAAAAAATAAAGTGCTACATGACGCACCTTTAATGGTTACCAAGCATTGTTTACGTTACAGCTTTAATTTATGCCCTAAAGAAGTAGAAGGCATAAAAGCTGACCCAATGTTTTTAGATGTAGGTAAAGATAAATTGAAATTAGTGTTTGATTGCCAAAAATGCGAAATGATGATTGTTGGCTCAAATCAGATGGTAAAAAGTTAA
- a CDS encoding cytochrome b/b6 domain-containing protein gives MALKLIWQKIAVKLHALVLVMSVILVCTSPWVLIARQLNANAGFWSHFHVYGGLITACLTLLFAIKVCLKGQWRQFFPWLLLDFNQVNTDLIGILTGKIPVAGGKGLFSVIEGIGVILLLLVAVSGVVWYLVDPSDALVWRSYHQVLGQCFIGFMIIHLLLALLHIKDFFD, from the coding sequence ATGGCACTAAAGCTGATATGGCAAAAAATTGCAGTTAAGCTACATGCATTGGTACTCGTCATGTCGGTCATATTAGTGTGCACTAGCCCTTGGGTGTTAATAGCGCGACAATTAAACGCAAATGCCGGTTTTTGGAGTCACTTTCATGTATACGGCGGCCTAATTACAGCATGTTTAACATTATTGTTTGCCATAAAAGTGTGCCTTAAAGGTCAATGGCGACAGTTCTTCCCCTGGTTACTGTTGGACTTTAATCAAGTTAATACGGACCTGATTGGTATATTAACAGGCAAGATACCGGTTGCAGGAGGTAAGGGGTTGTTCAGTGTTATTGAAGGAATAGGTGTTATTTTACTTTTGCTGGTGGCTGTTAGCGGCGTGGTTTGGTACTTAGTTGACCCGAGCGATGCCTTAGTGTGGCGCAGCTATCATCAAGTGCTTGGCCAATGTTTTATCGGTTTTATGATTATTCACCTGCTATTAGCGTTACTGCATATTAAGGACTTTTTTGACTAA
- a CDS encoding thiol:disulfide interchange protein DsbA/DsbL codes for MFKHFALATGVISTLIVSLIITPVNSFAAPFVEGKHYTQISNSMVPSEPKVTEFFSFYCHNCFNMETKYLPEIKAGLDKQVKFDTKHVDFMNSDLGTEVMRSLAVIHTQDNQEALKVAMFGAIQGDENDGGHDHSAHGDKHESQVNSRDDIKKVFAKFGIDAAKYDELADSTDTDKKLSLWRQQQVIYRVQSVPTFIVNDKYAINMNEMRTLDDLINVMNYLALQK; via the coding sequence ATGTTTAAACATTTTGCATTAGCCACTGGCGTAATTAGCACACTCATTGTTTCTTTAATCATTACCCCTGTTAACAGTTTTGCCGCCCCCTTTGTTGAAGGTAAGCACTACACACAAATTTCAAATAGCATGGTGCCAAGCGAACCTAAAGTGACTGAGTTTTTCTCTTTTTATTGTCACAACTGTTTCAATATGGAAACCAAGTATTTACCAGAGATTAAAGCAGGCTTGGACAAACAAGTTAAATTTGACACTAAACATGTCGATTTTATGAACAGCGATTTAGGTACTGAGGTTATGCGCTCGCTAGCGGTGATCCACACTCAGGACAATCAAGAAGCGTTAAAAGTAGCAATGTTCGGTGCCATTCAAGGCGATGAAAACGATGGCGGTCATGATCACAGTGCCCATGGTGACAAACATGAGTCACAGGTTAATAGCCGCGATGACATTAAAAAGGTCTTTGCTAAATTTGGTATTGATGCCGCTAAATATGATGAATTGGCCGACAGTACTGATACCGACAAAAAATTGAGCCTATGGCGCCAACAGCAAGTGATATATCGGGTACAAAGTGTACCGACTTTTATCGTCAATGATAAATACGCCATTAATATGAACGAAATGCGCACCCTTGATGACTTAATCAATGTGATGAACTACTTAGCACTACAAAAATAA
- the hemG gene encoding menaquinone-dependent protoporphyrinogen IX dehydrogenase, with product MAQILLVYSSVHGQTRRICEYIQQQIPQADHHVTLATLDDVSDLSGFDRIYIGASIRHGKHRPALYEFIQQHQVELETKPSGFFSVSLVARKPNKNTPETNAYMQEFLQQTVWKPALLQTFAGNLDYQGYGPMDRNIIRFIMWMTKGPTDPNTKVEYTDWQRVDDFIAKMIEA from the coding sequence ATGGCTCAGATCCTTCTTGTTTACTCCAGCGTACACGGACAAACCCGTAGAATATGCGAGTACATCCAACAACAAATACCTCAAGCTGATCATCATGTGACCTTAGCGACTTTAGATGATGTGAGTGACTTATCTGGCTTTGATAGAATTTATATTGGTGCAAGTATCCGTCATGGTAAACATCGACCCGCTTTATATGAATTTATTCAGCAGCATCAGGTAGAGTTAGAAACTAAACCCAGCGGCTTTTTTTCAGTCAGTTTAGTGGCGCGTAAACCGAATAAAAACACCCCAGAAACCAATGCCTATATGCAGGAATTTTTACAACAAACCGTATGGAAACCCGCTTTATTACAAACCTTTGCGGGGAATTTAGATTACCAGGGCTATGGCCCAATGGATCGCAATATCATTCGATTTATTATGTGGATGACCAAAGGCCCAACCGATCCCAATACTAAGGTTGAATACACTGACTGGCAAAGGGTGGATGACTTTATCGCTAAAATGATTGAGGCGTAA
- a CDS encoding phosphoribosyltransferase, protein MTDKHFISAQQLLEDSFRLAAQVYQSGFRPQFIVGIWRGGAPIGIAVQEYFDFKEVETDHIAVRTSSYYGIGTDKQDKNIKVHGLHYIIENANATDGLLIVDDVFDSGRSIHALIGKLQKFMRLNIPTDIRIACPYYKPNNTKVPLKPDYFIHESDEWLVFPHEVKGLTPDEIVNGKADLKNIQDLFI, encoded by the coding sequence ATGACCGATAAACACTTTATAAGCGCGCAACAATTACTTGAAGATTCATTTCGTTTAGCAGCACAGGTTTACCAATCTGGCTTTAGACCCCAATTTATTGTGGGCATATGGCGAGGCGGTGCACCCATAGGTATTGCGGTGCAAGAATATTTTGATTTTAAGGAAGTTGAAACAGATCACATAGCCGTTCGCACCTCATCTTATTATGGTATTGGCACCGACAAGCAAGATAAGAATATTAAAGTGCATGGTTTGCATTACATTATTGAAAATGCCAACGCCACAGATGGCTTACTAATTGTTGACGATGTATTTGATTCTGGTCGCAGCATCCATGCCTTAATCGGTAAGTTGCAGAAATTTATGCGATTAAATATTCCAACGGATATTCGTATAGCTTGTCCTTATTACAAGCCAAACAACACTAAAGTACCGTTAAAACCAGACTATTTTATCCATGAGTCTGACGAGTGGTTAGTGTTTCCGCATGAAGTGAAAGGCTTGACTCCAGACGAAATTGTCAACGGCAAAGCTGATTTGAAAAACATCCAAGATTTATTTATCTAA
- a CDS encoding DNA-J related domain-containing protein, which yields MLFEKRSAEPSLEAPSSSMTSEKGDNPLIWPLLSVLQSSNHSWKVHHLASELQNKGLMHDLDPVPEKDLFKRNFLLMNALYELQDILLPKQWLQVKAMEIQLFRIVPGNADLLHRQDAALRDYYLDWKNYDTSINVVREMLESFWSSYQEYIGVNIQLMNKGHALKVFELDDSASNKDIRRQWKKLALKWHPDRDQGNAERFKEVCEAWQTLRDKSLVA from the coding sequence ATGTTATTTGAAAAACGTTCCGCAGAGCCTAGCTTAGAGGCACCATCGTCATCTATGACTTCTGAAAAAGGTGATAATCCGCTTATTTGGCCACTATTAAGTGTATTGCAGTCTTCGAATCACAGTTGGAAGGTGCATCATTTAGCCAGTGAATTGCAAAATAAAGGCCTAATGCATGATTTAGACCCAGTACCAGAAAAGGACCTGTTTAAACGTAACTTTCTATTGATGAATGCCTTGTATGAGTTACAAGATATTTTGCTACCCAAGCAATGGTTACAAGTGAAGGCTATGGAAATTCAGTTGTTTAGAATTGTGCCAGGCAACGCAGACCTATTACACCGTCAAGACGCTGCACTGCGGGATTACTATTTAGACTGGAAAAATTACGATACCAGCATTAATGTCGTCCGTGAAATGTTGGAGTCGTTCTGGAGCAGCTATCAAGAATATATTGGCGTAAACATCCAATTAATGAATAAAGGTCATGCTTTAAAAGTATTTGAATTAGATGATAGCGCATCAAACAAAGACATCAGAAGGCAATGGAAAAAGTTAGCCTTAAAATGGCACCCTGATCGTGACCAAGGCAATGCAGAACGTTTTAAAGAAGTCTGTGAAGCATGGCAAACATTACGCGACAAAAGCTTAGTTGCCTGA